The bacterium genomic interval AGACCCGCGCGGTATTGGCGCAGCTTGAGGTCTGCCTGCCTGGAAGTCGCTGGGAGGCCGTAGCCATCTCGTCGCCGGGTGATCGGGATCAGGTCACCGACCTACGGCAAAGTCCGCCGGATTTTTTTACACGGGATCTGGATGACCAGGTGCGTTCGGGGGTTTTGGACTGCGCCGTGCATAGTGCCAAGGATGTGCCGGATCCCGCTGGTGAGGGGTTGGATTGGGTGTGGTTACCCTGGCACGAAGATGCCCGTGATGTGTTGATCAGGCCGGTGGGGCAGGACATGGCCAGTATGCCGGCGAATGGCCGGATAGGGGTGAGTAGCGGGCGGCGGGAAGCCTATTGTCGTGACCGCTTTCCCTTGGCAGAACAAAGTCCGATCCGGGGCACGATTGAAGAGCGATTGCGGCAGTTGGATCAAGGGGATTTTGATCTCATTGTGATGGCAGGCGCGGCCATGAACCGGCTGGGGTTGCAGAATCGCATTTCCGAGTGGATTCCCCTCAGTGTGTTACCGCCGCCAGATGGGCAGGGATTTCTCGCGATGACCTTTCGGGCGGGGGATCAACGATTCCTGCATCTGCGCCGGTTGTTTGTAAAGTCTGTGACGTTTGCGGCCGCCGGGGTGGGCTCGGCAGGGGCGTGTACTTTAGAGAGTTTGAATGCACTTAAACGATGTGACGTCTGTCTCCATGACACGTTGCTGGGTCACGATCTAATCAGCCTGTTACCTTCCACCGTGCAGTGCATCGATGTCGGCAAGCGGTGTGGTCAGCACAGTATGCCTCAGGATGAAACCACCTATCTCATCACAAGATATGCCCGCCGCGGAATGCGGGTGGTCCGGCTCAAGGGGGGAGATCCCGGGGTGTTTGGGCGATTGGCAGAAGAGGTTGAAGCACTGGATGAGCTGGGGCTTCCCTATCGGGTCATGCCCGGCGTCAGTAGCCTGAGTGCGGCCACTTCAACGACTGGTAAATTGCTGACCCGGCGCGGGGTCTCGCGTGGGTTTATCGTCATGACGCCCCGTAAGGAAGGGGGCGGAACAGGCTCGGTCAATGCGGATGAGCGACGGACCTTGCCGATCGTATTCTTTATGGCTCTGTCTGTGGCTGACGAGGTGGTGCGACAATTGATTACCGAGGGGATGTCCCCTGCGACGCAGGCGGCTGTGGTGTTCGGGGCCGGGAGTGATCAGTCTTTCTCGATCACCAGTGATCTGGCAAACATCGCGGGCTGTATCAAGGCAACAGATACTGAAATGCCGGGGTTGCTTATCGTGGGGGAGGCGGCGAAATATCAGTACCCGAATTGGGGCGCCCTGGAAGGACGGCGCGTGTTGCTGACGGCCAGTCATGCCCTGCAGGATAAGGCCGCTGATCAGGTGACTGATTATGGTGGAATTCCGGTATGTCGTCCGCTGATCAAGCTTGAAGCGACGATAGAGGCGTTATCCTGTATTCAGAAGATCGCAGACTATGATTGGGTGGTCTTGACGTCGCCTTCGGCGGTGCGGTGTTTCGGGGAGGTGCTCCGGAGTGTCTGGACGGATTTGCGGAAGGTGCCGCGACTTGTCACGTGTGGCGGGGGGACCTCTCGTGAGCTTTGGGCCTTAGGGCTCCAGGCGGACATCGAGCCATCCTCTGATTTCAGCGCCGACAGCCTGTTAAAAAAGGTTGAGCCGTTGATGGGCGCGAAGCCGCGTATTTTGCGGTTGCGATCTGACAAGGCGGGGCCAGCCCTGGCCCAGTCCCTACGGAAATTAGGCGGGATCGTGGATGACTGTGTGTTGTATCATAACCTGCCGATTCAGCAGGGAGTGAAGCCGGTTTTTGATGTGGCATTTTTCGCCAGCGCGTCGGCCGTTGAGGTATATGATCAGCAATGGGGGGCGGCTTCGCTTAAGGGCGTGTTTGTGGTTGCCATCGGGAAACCCACGTTGGCCGCGTTGACGCACTGTGGCGTTTCGGCAGATCTGGTACCTCCTGAGGCGACCGTGGAGTCCAGTCTGGAGGCGTTGGCCGGACACTTTGTGAGAGAGGTAATGGAGAGAGGCGACACATGAGTACATTTCCTGAAGTTCGATTGAGGCGGTTACGGCGGACCCCGGCGCTCAGGCGTCTGTTTGATATGCCGATGCCGGGCCCGGAAAAATTTATGTGGCCGGTCTTCATTAAGGACGGTTCCGGCATCAGTGAGCCCATCGAGGCGATGCCCGGCCAGCGGCGAATGAGCGTGGACGTGTTGCTCAAGGAGTTAGCCCGCGTGGTGGATATGGGCGTTGAAAGTATCCTGGTTTTCGGGCTGGTTGAGGGAGGCCAAAAAGATGAGTCTGGAACGGCGGCCTATGATGATTGTGGCCCAGTACAGCAGGCGATCCGCGGCATTCGCAAGGAGTTTCCCGATCTGGTGATTGCCTCGGATGTGTGTGTGTGCGCTTACACGGCGCACGGGCATTGCGG includes:
- the hemC gene encoding hydroxymethylbilane synthase translates to MKASSEVFKVGTRSSPLAVLQTRAVLAQLEVCLPGSRWEAVAISSPGDRDQVTDLRQSPPDFFTRDLDDQVRSGVLDCAVHSAKDVPDPAGEGLDWVWLPWHEDARDVLIRPVGQDMASMPANGRIGVSSGRREAYCRDRFPLAEQSPIRGTIEERLRQLDQGDFDLIVMAGAAMNRLGLQNRISEWIPLSVLPPPDGQGFLAMTFRAGDQRFLHLRRLFVKSVTFAAAGVGSAGACTLESLNALKRCDVCLHDTLLGHDLISLLPSTVQCIDVGKRCGQHSMPQDETTYLITRYARRGMRVVRLKGGDPGVFGRLAEEVEALDELGLPYRVMPGVSSLSAATSTTGKLLTRRGVSRGFIVMTPRKEGGGTGSVNADERRTLPIVFFMALSVADEVVRQLITEGMSPATQAAVVFGAGSDQSFSITSDLANIAGCIKATDTEMPGLLIVGEAAKYQYPNWGALEGRRVLLTASHALQDKAADQVTDYGGIPVCRPLIKLEATIEALSCIQKIADYDWVVLTSPSAVRCFGEVLRSVWTDLRKVPRLVTCGGGTSRELWALGLQADIEPSSDFSADSLLKKVEPLMGAKPRILRLRSDKAGPALAQSLRKLGGIVDDCVLYHNLPIQQGVKPVFDVAFFASASAVEVYDQQWGAASLKGVFVVAIGKPTLAALTHCGVSADLVPPEATVESSLEALAGHFVREVMERGDT